Proteins encoded together in one Vigna angularis cultivar LongXiaoDou No.4 chromosome 5, ASM1680809v1, whole genome shotgun sequence window:
- the LOC108339785 gene encoding uncharacterized protein LOC108339785, which yields MDMNDPLDFEVEDDLLKSHAIKKKRKKVIGLDDLLQDHYREQNKLLESRNKQKKANTKAKKSKTSYDEEDSKEAKLTRLVEKCHKQLKAFGEEEDIPPWGVKVFGDKKLPPAVEFPDLRCCNLLHSFLNNKLNSVVELNVDKGNIFLEGLLVNGWLSKLVFLCGHVEKSVAIWAFNTMLYSSKEELFNSSTDFWCAILSSEEEVNQMPVKIDWFPEYADLRRALDIYGFLFKFSSTSEPNNSDSDIEGRPPQNTRAWIRFVTVCSLIRSKKEIFSTTEAEEIVEIIICLFLDRQFLGLLVLLKDCMEAIVNYFTDQEWCSSCENIAKFIACRVSKDLNCIQTIECISEATSRCKQLRSAVAHQTLLSCFHGVNSGEEILRSLTEINFKDKSSDFYKMYIHLVLTENWVLSNSSIKDNPVIYEMFCLYLENCSTLISATNLRSYASKVRHRASYLLHFSIYK from the exons ATGGATATGAATGACCCTTTGGATTTCGAGGTAGAAGACGACCTTCTGAAATCCCatgcaattaaaaaaaaaag GAAGAAAGTTATTGGGTTGGATGATCTTCTTCAAGATCATTACAGAGAACAGAACAAGCTTCTAGAGAGTAGGAATAAGCAGAAAAAGGCCAATACTAAGGCAAAGAAGAGTAAAACTTCCTACGATGAGGAAGATAGCAAGGAAGCCAAGTTGACTAGGCTAGTTGAGAAATGTCACAAGCAG TTGAAAGcttttggtgaagaagaagacattCCACCCTGGGGAGTAAAGGTTTTTGGAGATAAG AAACTTCCCCCCGCTGTGGAGTTTCCTGATCTTAGATGCTGTAACCTTTTACACTCCTTTCTGAACAACAAGCTAAATTCTGTGGTGGAATTGAATGTGGACAAAG GAAATATATTTCTTGAAGGGTTACTAGTTAATGGCTGGCtttcaaaattagtttttctgtGTGGTCATGTAGAAAAATCAGTAGCCATCTGGGCGTTCAACACAA TGTTATATTCATCAAAAGAAGAGCTCTTTAACTCTTCCACTGACTTTTGGTGTGCTATTCTTTCTTCTGAAGAGGAG GTCAATCAAATGCCGGTCAAAATTGATTGGTTTCCTGAATATGCAGATTTAAGAAGAGCTCTGGACATTTACGGGtttctctttaaattttctTCCACTTCAGAACCAAATAACTCAG ATTCTGACATTGAAGGACGACCACCTCAAAACACTAGAGCTTGGATCAGATTTGTAACGGTTTGTAGTCTGATAAG GAGTAAAAAGGAAATCTTCTCTACTACAGAAGCTGAAGagatagttgaaattattatttgtcTATTCCTGGATCGCCAGTTTCTTGGTTTGTTGGTGCTTTTAAAGGACTGCATGGAAGCGATTGTCAATTACTTTACAGACCAGGAATGGTGCTCAAGTTGTGAGAACATAGCTAAATTCATTGCTTGCAG AGTCTCAAAGGATTTGAATTGCATCCAGACTATTGAATGTATATCAGAAGCTACATCTCGTTGCAAGCAACTTAGGAGTGCCGTTGCTCATCAAACACTGCTTTCTTGTTTTCATGGA GTTAACAGTGGAGAAGAGATTCTGAGATCACTTACAGAAATTAATTTCAAAGACAAAAGTTCTGACTTCTACAAAATGTACATTCACTTAGTTCTGACAGAGAATTGGGTTCTATCCAACTCATCAATCAAAGACAATCCAGTAATCTATGAGATGTTCTGTCTTTACCTTGAAAATTGTTCCACCTTAATTTCAGCCACCAACCTACGTTCATATGCATCAAAG GTTCGTCACAGAGCTTCATATCTTCTGCACTTCTCCATCTACAAATAA
- the LOC108339982 gene encoding shugoshin-1: MSMPAEKMAKKSIGSLMRKKLSDITNNANNAHSQQLHSFPSDNNSIQQLLKERTALIQLLAERNKMIEVTGAELQRLRGDVKKLQLQNWNLAQSNSQMLAELNMGRERIKTLQHEILWRAALIKGKNMNVQDKGEIDCKENPTLSKLQEGDEKTVQLSPEDSNDEQRKCMNRRRIRSKSTVSSTASKNKGKDKAKENRRRLRRHSATFKTHEHEPLENLFELEDAYLVTQSVPNKMRSPTSKTERGESSDLKNKASRCSFGRPLRRAVQKVHSYKEVPVNIKLRRLD; the protein is encoded by the exons ATGAGCATGCCAGCGGAGAAAATGGCGAAGAAATCCATCGGAAGCTTAATGCGGAAGAAGCTTTCTGACATCACCAACAACGCCAACAACGCTCACTCCCAACAACTTCACTCCTTTCCCTCTGACAACAATTCCATTCAACAACTCCTCAAG GAAAGAACGGCGTTGATCCAACTCCTTGCGGAAAGAAA CAAAATGATTGAAGTGACTGGCGCGGAGCTGCAGAGGCTGAGAGGCGATGTGAAGAAGCTGCAACTCCAAAATTGGAACCTCGCGCAGTCAAATAGTCAGATGTTAGCG GAGCTTAACATGGGGAGGGAAAGG ATTAAAACGCTGCAGCATGAAATTTTGTGGAGGGCTGCTTTGATCAAAGGAAAGAACATGAATGTGCAG GACAAAGGGGAGATTGACTGCAAAGAGAATCCTACCTTATCAAAGTTACAG GAAGGAGATGAAAAGACAGTGCAGCTATCTCCTGAAGACAGCAATGATGAACAACGCAAATGTATGAATAGAAGACGGATAAGGAGTAAAT CTACCGTTTCTTCAACTGCTTCGAAGAATAAAGGCAAAGACAAGGCTAAAGAAAATAG GAGACGTTTGAGGAGACATTCTGCAACGTTCAAAACCCATGAACATGAACCTCTGGAAAATTTGTTCGAGTTAGAGGATGCATATCTTGTCACTCAATCTGTACCTAACAAGATGAGATCTCCAACTTCAAAAACTGAAAGAGGAGAAAGCTCTGATTTAAAGAATAAAGCTTCAAGATGTTCTTTCGGAAGACCCTTGCGAAGAGCAGTTCAGAAGGTTCATTCGTACAAGGAGGTTCCGGTAAATATCAAATTGCGAAGATTAGATTAG